The window AATAAACTGCTTTCGCCAGAGGAGTTCGTTAAAATTGGATATAATTCAGAGGAAGCATCCTCACAAGTACTATCTGCGCATGACTGGACAGCGGTCGAAGTTTGACTTGAAGAATGCAAATTCACATCGGTGTAAACAAAAGTCTCACTTGAAAATCTTTCCTCGTGCTTTTCGTTGTCCTCAAATATTTCGCCTTCATTATTCCACGAGTTTTCCATGATCCAGATATCCTTAGATGTCGGATTAGTTGAAAGGTAGTCATGGCAACACTCGACCATGTTAAGATTCACATCAAAATAATCCCCATTTGTACCTAGACTGGACGTCTTTTCACTATTGAGAACCGTCTTTGAAAGATCTTCAAAGGACATTAATTTTTCGGATTGAATCACCTCACTAAAACAACAATGTTAACTTTCTGTCGAAGAATCTTCAGAAACGGTTGCGTTTGAAACACGcgatagaaaattaaaataaacaataaaaaaatgtaatggGTCCTCCCTAAAATATACACTAGCGAGACAAAAAAATTGACTGCTTTTGAGAGGTCCCCCCTTTAAAGATTCATTTTTTTCCCTAATTAAATATAGAGAAAATAAAGTACTCCAGAGACGATAATGAGAAGCGAATAGCTCAGGGCCGAAACGCAACAAGAAAAGTTCCCGTACTTTTACAGACCCTTCGAAGCCCTTTTCACTGCGTATCTGAAAGAGTGTTCTAGTTAGAAAAACGACAATGccctgaataaaaataaaaaataaataaatttagcagtataaaaaaattgttgtaaaaaagtgaaaacaaaaacatttctgcTGATATTCGCTTTATAGATAAATTTAAGACGAAATGCTCCGGCAAGACCCCGTAATAAGTGTTCGGAATAAGATCTTACGCTGTGAGATTTTTTGTTATTCGTATAAAACTCCTGTCTTATAGAAAGTGTTTGATTTAGAGAGGTTCCACTCTGTAATATTCAACAAGTCATGTAAATGTTTTCGGCATGAATAAACTttagtaaaacagaaattttaacGAACCTGCATTTCAATGAAAAGTGAGGTGACAATACCCCTGTACACTTATCTTGATCTTGTGTATATGAAGGTAGAAGTGGGTCTCTACGGCAAGAGTCTTTGTCGTATAGTATACCGTAAGTTAAATGCTCAGTCGATGGGATCATAAAGGAATCACAACACTCCAGAGAAGAGTCATGTTTTGAATTTATATATTTGGAATCGTTTTCATTAAGTAAGCCTATGAAAAAATGTAAACGGTATATAGTattgataaaaaagtaaactgctGAATTTAATTAATATTTACTCCCTACTTCtaatttcttcttctaaatcctTGATGTAGATTACTGTGTGGAGGATAATACTTGCCTAAAACACAACGCAAACTTTTAATGGTCAAACTTATATATTTATAACATGCGTACGAAGTAATTAAGTTTTTTCTTCATTACAGAGTGCTCAATAATTTAATAGAGTCAATAAAATGTCACAAATGAATCATGCTGAAGATTGTGTTCACAGAAGGCATGAAACTTTAAGTTTTAACCATGAAGAATGGTTCCaaacgaagttttttttttcatttgtggcACTATTATTGATGATAAGTTATTATCTGTTATTTTAGAGAAAGAAGATGAAAAGGAGaggattttttatttaaatttataaactttttaagttttttgctAAATCTGGGTTTATACACTTTCAAAAGCGTGTTTAATAAATAACACAGGTTCAGTAGAAGTAACACAAAAAGTTATCTTTTATTTCAACTGACTATTCTTACTATCTGAAGTCTTCTTGTCTAAACTTACTTTTGTTACATCACAATCTAGATAAGCTGGTAGCATCTGTTTTAATGAAACTAAAGCAGCTTCTTCTTCAACTTTTCTAAGAAAAATGCGTTTGATGTTTTCACTTGATGAAGAGTCGATACTAGAGGTTTTACGAACAAGAACAGGGGCTATTTGCAACGAATAAATGGctattttaaaaactgaaaatatgCGAAAAAgtcgttgaaaaaataaaatttattaaagcaCTTATATTTTTGCATGCTATTATCAGTAGTATTTCCACATGACATTTTTACTTCGTTAAAATATCTGACGTTCTACCCACAACCTCAATTCATTATTTTCGAGTTGAAAAGAGAATGTCAACTTTGTTTTACCCTGATCTGCAGATGCGCATTGAAAAGACAATAATATTTTCGCCGTCCAAAATAGTCCTGTCCTTGTTTCGATTTCTAATTGAGTTGTACTGATACTtatgaaaaaatattcaaaaatatatGTTTACCTTGGTTGTTGAAGAACTTTAGCCATGTTGTTAAACTTGTCagctaaaacaaataaaatgtcAGAAAATTGGATCAATTTTTGCACACGTCTAGCGTATAGCCGCGTGGTAAGGTACAAATGCATTCCGCGCACTAAAAGCTGTACGAAAAAGTGCGTCCATAATAGTTAGCTCCACAATATTTGGTcctctttaaaaaacataacaacaaattttaatgaTTATATCCCACATTTAATGTTTCTATTCCTTCCTCAAACCTTTAGTGTTGGCAAAAATAACTTTGGGAGAGTGCGCCTAGATACACGCGAAATTTCACCAAAGGgagcgaaaaaaaataaatgagacGCGCAAAATTAACAATTACGCGTGACTCTATTGAAATAAAGGTATATACATAAGTAAGAGAAAGTATTGAGGagtattggttaaaaaaagcagATTCATACACTTactttcttttgaaaaacaGGTTCCTCTGTCATCTATAAATACTGGAGACGATTGTAAAACTAAAACAAAGAAACACATACATATTTCTAGCAATTTTTGTACTAACTTAAAAGACTacaaagtgtcaaaaaaatataacaaaaaatgttttaatcttCACTAAATTCATGATAACACGGGTGTTTTCCAATAAACTGCTTGGCATTAATTTGAAATGCTTAACCTCTATCGTATGAGTGGGTTCACATATAGTGACTTATTTCTTGTCAAAAGCGATTACGTTCGTTTTAATAATATCTAAACCAAAAATAACCAAACATGTACCTTTTAAGTTTCTCTTTTGAACAAACGAACCAAACTTTGTGCTTAAAATGACGTATTGGAATGACTCTCCAGCTGTTTTTGTGTCATCATCTTTCAGTCTTTTCAAAGTAAGTCTCCCACTGCTACATAAAACTTTGCTAGCAACGCGTTTTACAGCACTGCTTATTGGTTTATATTGTTGTAAGAGTTTCTTTGTGTATGTTGATGACAACCATGATGAAATTGGGGCCAAAACAAAATCAGGATGGACAAAAACTTCATCGCTGTcgctttttttttctgttacacTTACTCCTGCAATATTTTGACACGAGATTAAACCAGTTTGACTATCAAttacaaacttttttgttttagtgCAGTATACGTAATTACGTGGATCCACTGTTTTACGGTTTGTATATATACTTGGCAGTTTGGAGCTTAGATCTGCTCTTTGGCGTGTTAGCAATtctaaaatacttaaacttgattTCGGATGTTTGTAAAAACTTCTtgttaataaattattattagtCAATTCTGACGATGCTTTTGTCGATTCAGAATTTTCGATTTCTAgacaattgtttttatttgtagaaCTTCTTGTAACAATTACTTTAGTTCCATCAATGGTTTTTAATTCCAGTTTAGATTTTGGTAAAATCACTTTAAATTTGTTGAAACTTTCTATTGGCAGAACATAATTAACAGAGTTGCTAGCTTGATATTTTGTTGTATCAATGTTACCATCAGTCTCATCAACTTGATATTTAACAACTGAAGGTTCACAATagtcttcttctttttcaaattttgcatCTAAAAATAGATACAATATTGCATATTTAggtctaaaaataatttttaacactttaaagcaaaacaaacaataaattatTGATAATAACAATCACAATAGTGACTAGTCCTATTTTGAAATTCTTGACACTACTATTAACGATAGTGATAAGATAGCGATAAACAAATCGATACACAAAAAAGGACATGGTTGATTTCAATTAAACTACAGCAACTGACTTTTCATGTAGTTTGACACTGTTTGTTATATCtccttgtttatatttttgtatgcaaACTTCTGATAATGACTCTATGGTAAAATAGCTCGAAAGAATATATTTGGTTATAGCTTCTACTTGGCTTGGCAGTGATGGCTAAAAAATCAATCAGGTAAATtgtaaaaacaattgaaaaaaatgaaCTTGTTTTACAAACTTTAATAATTCTTTTATAGACACTGATAATACTGCAGAACAACTACCAATAAAATACCTTGTATACTTGTATAACCATCACAGATTGAAGACACAACACTACTTCTTGTGTCACTTGCATGAAAGTTTTGATGCAAACCGATAGGAGAATTTACATTCAACTTTCGAGATTCAGTAAGGATATTAGTGGGTTTCAAAACATCTTTCTTCTCACTAATGCTTGACGATGAACTGGACCGTTTTTTTGAAGCTGATAATGCTGACAAACCAGTAGATATTATAGTTTTGTTAATACCATCTGTTTTATTTTTGGCaagaaactttttttgcaaagttTGTGACATTTGTAAAGGATTGATTCTCATGCAAGTCTTAGTTTCACTTTTTTCAAGAGTAATTTGAATCAGTGTTGCACTCTCTTTGCTTTCcaacatttataaataaaactgcAAGTTTATTAAATCTTTTCTTTCAAGAAAAGTCTtctataataattttaaatacctaaaaaaatataaaactatacAACGTTACGCTTAGAATGCAACCAATTTTTTTCAGTTGCTTTTTAACTCCAGAAGCATCTGGTATAAAAGAACTaggatttaaaaacaataataaaaggaAAAAAGTTTTATGTATAAATGTCTTGCCTGTTTGATTTATAATCTCATTCAAACCAGCATTCCCAGTTAATTGAACAAGATAGTTACCCAGTTAGTTAACGCTGGTAGTGGCTAATTTTTTGAGTACAAACTCAAAAAACCCTTTATTTAGGGTCAAAAGCACATTTAATTTAGCAGACTTTAAATTGCCAACTTCTGTctagttattattttattaatagAGCATTATGTTCAGTATGAAGCGTGGTGACACAATGTTACTTGGCAACAGTTTTTTCACAATGTTTATATGAATTATTTCGATATTGTAAAATTGAAATGAACTGCTTAAGATTATACAAACGTTCCTTATAAGACAGTCAACTGTCCAAGGTGTCCACTTTTATCCTGCCATAATTGATAATTAAGTTTTGTCTCTGTTATTGCTGAATTTAAATGGTAGAGAGACGaggtaatttattttattccttATTATGCTATTCCATGCATCCTTGACCACCTGTTAGCAAGAAGTAATTAAATGTACTTGGGCATTACTATGATTCTTGTTGCAATTATAATTGGCATTTTAAATTGGCTCAGACAGAGAGCAAGCATTCTAATACAGATTCATTCGGCAACAAATAACTTTTGCAACACTTTACCAACTTTTACCTTGAAGACTAAACCCCCATAATCTGTGAAGTGTGACAAGTTagttgtcaaaaaataaataaaaatgacttaggtgtaaactttaaaaactttgtGTACTAACTTAAAAATATGTGCATATTACACTTGTCTGTTCACAGAGGCGTGTATTGGTTTAGGCATTTTCTAGTTCCCTCATTTTTTTTGTCTACAGGCAAAatcaaaatggctattttttagTGATACGAGgctatatgaaaatatttggaaataaTTACTTTTCAAGAATAATTTCTGGACTATATATTACTCCTTAGTATTATTCAAGACTTTCTGCAAACAAATATGTGTTTATATTTGTGTTTCTCATATGTAATAATCTCCAAATGAGTATATGCACTCCCGAAAAGCGTGCAGAGGTAAATCGGCCCTAAGAAACATATATAACACATATATTTTATCACACTTACTTCAATAATAATTTTAGAATTGACACACCTCGCCTGTTGTGATCTAATAATCAAGATAATTCCTGCAGATCTTCATAACAAGAATATTTGGAAGATTCTTTGGAAGTTAAAGAAAAAGTATTTGGATTTGTAAATTTGAGAAAACTGCCAATGCCTTTTGCCTTTGTTATGACAACCATATTCTATTTGGGAAAGtgttaaaactttaaatataaataatccTTGACTTTCTTCCAAAAGCTCCTACACTTTCCtgaatgcaacctagttattCCCAAAATGCAAAACATCACCCTAAATCTGGGCACAAAAAAAACCTATGGAGTAAACAAACAAGGTTGTATTATATACTTATTAACCACATACTTGTTGAGCAGTCAATAACAATTAACTAGTCAATAAGCCTTTTTATTTAagtgaaaaagaaacaaaaaatatccatcatttgaattttaataaCGTCAGCAACAACCCATTAAtgcccaaaaaaaaaattgagaattttttttctttgttgccATTTTGTAGAGCTGATCAAAAAATGTATAGAGTTATGCGCTTTTGACGAACAGTTAAAGAGATACTGGGGTTGGGGGTCTGaggataaacaaacaaaaatcttttaacaAAGTTTGTTCATGTTACCATTCACAGTATAACTgcatttaacatttttgtcaAGGTAATGTTCAGGAACAATGGAATACAAGGCTTGATGTGGTGCTGTTAGTAAACAATCCAGGCATTAGAGGAAAGGCATGTACAAGATCACAGAAAGATTTTTGATAGACAAAGAAAtgtcaacatgttttttctacCTTAGTAAGTTCCAATAATGGTTCCAGGATATTAGTTTTACGACTTTTATCCTACTCATACTGCTTAGACCTCTCCCCTTTGATTGCAGAAAAGTTTTGTCATCACCAGGCACCTTTATTCTCAAGTGTGGATGGTATATATAAATATCAATTAATTCTCGCTGTTAATAATTTTATGGATTACCTTTTTGCGGAGGCTTAATCATTTATTACCTTTTTTTCGGAAGCTTATTTTGCGAATTCGGAAAAAAACAACTCAGCTATTTCCACAGAATTATTTAGTTATATAGCTAAATAactaaacagaaaaaatatattttatatatattttcttattgaaAATCTGACCTAAAAGGTTTCATCAACTGTTGCATCTTCCTTTCTtctctgttttctttttcttctcccTCACCGAAACACATGTCCGACGATTccgagaaataaaaacaaacaaaactgattACGCGCGAATGGGTGCTTTATTCTGCGGAACAGACAACTACAATACAGCGATGCTGGATAAGCCTTTCAACACCTCTCGACAAAATTGACTAATAcagtttttaaatcaaaaaaaaataatttccagataaaaacaaagaactaaaaattcattttttgagAGTAAGGTcataaaagcaaaaacaaaggTCATCTTGTAAATTTGTTATATCTACAATGTTAAATTTTACAAGAACGTTCAGTCACGTGACTTATACCACCTCCCATGGAACGGCCGTTGTTTTCGGTCTCTGTATGAAACTGAGATCAAACATGAAGAGAGTAAAAACGTTCGATCGGCTTGTGAAGGCTTGATGAAATTGACACATAATAGCTGTACATTGTATATTAGCTGACATGATGGCATTTAGTATTTGTCACGAGGGAGGATAGAAAAAATAGATATCTGCCATAATAGTAACTACTATATTAGTAGTTTTTAATAGACACAAATTAATAGCTTGCTAAAGCCAGTTGGTTTAGCGGCAAAATAAACAATTCCCATACATCATGTCTCTTGAAAAGCGTTACCTTGCTTTGGAAGAAAGCATTCGTAACCCTGCCAGTGTACTGCATGTGGATGGTTTACTGGTAAGATGTAATCTTTTTTATTACATGCAAAACCTCTATATTGTCACTctgttttagctagctagctatgtttagCTTCCTAGCTCGGCTAACTACTATAATGACTTCTAAACCacctactagctagctagtgttCTATGTTGGTCTAACTAGGATAAGCACTTCTGATCTATATCTCCTTATTAAGGTCACAGAACTCACATTAACAATGTTACATCACTTATAGTTAGTGTTTACAAATCTGTATACATTatattacttacttacttta is drawn from Hydractinia symbiolongicarpus strain clone_291-10 chromosome 8, HSymV2.1, whole genome shotgun sequence and contains these coding sequences:
- the LOC130655490 gene encoding uncharacterized protein LOC130655490 isoform X1 — translated: MLESKESATLIQITLEKSETKTCMRINPLQMSQTLQKKFLAKNKTDGINKTIISTGLSALSASKKRSSSSSSISEKKDVLKPTNILTESRKLNVNSPIGLHQNFHASDTRSSVVSSICDGYTSIQDAKFEKEEDYCEPSVVKYQVDETDGNIDTTKYQASNSVNYVLPIESFNKFKVILPKSKLELKTIDGTKVIVTRSSTNKNNCLEIENSESTKASSELTNNNLLTRSFYKHPKSSLSILELLTRQRADLSSKLPSIYTNRKTVDPRNYVYCTKTKKFVIDSQTGLISCQNIAGVSVTEKKSDSDEVFVHPDFVLAPISSWLSSTYTKKLLQQYKPISSAVKRVASKVLCSSGRLTLKRLKDDDTKTAGESFQYVILSTKFGSFVQKRNLKVLQSSPVFIDDRGTCFSKETDKFNNMAKVLQQPRKVEEEAALVSLKQMLPAYLDCDVTKASIILHTVIYIKDLEEEIRSLLNENDSKYINSKHDSSLECCDSFMIPSTEHLTYGILYDKDSCRRDPLLPSYTQDQDKCTGVLSPHFSLKCSEVIQSEKLMSFEDLSKTVLNSEKTSSLGTNGDYFDVNLNMVECCHDYLSTNPTSKDIWIMENSWNNEGEIFEDNEKHEERFSSETFVYTDVNLHSSSQTSTAVQSCADSTCEDASSELYPILTNSSGESSLFSSQSNGFVLSPLTSDYLLPARDVNNF
- the LOC130655490 gene encoding uncharacterized protein LOC130655490 isoform X2 produces the protein MKNAKFEKEEDYCEPSVVKYQVDETDGNIDTTKYQASNSVNYVLPIESFNKFKVILPKSKLELKTIDGTKVIVTRSSTNKNNCLEIENSESTKASSELTNNNLLTRSFYKHPKSSLSILELLTRQRADLSSKLPSIYTNRKTVDPRNYVYCTKTKKFVIDSQTGLISCQNIAGVSVTEKKSDSDEVFVHPDFVLAPISSWLSSTYTKKLLQQYKPISSAVKRVASKVLCSSGRLTLKRLKDDDTKTAGESFQYVILSTKFGSFVQKRNLKVLQSSPVFIDDRGTCFSKETDKFNNMAKVLQQPRKVEEEAALVSLKQMLPAYLDCDVTKASIILHTVIYIKDLEEEIRSLLNENDSKYINSKHDSSLECCDSFMIPSTEHLTYGILYDKDSCRRDPLLPSYTQDQDKCTGVLSPHFSLKCSEVIQSEKLMSFEDLSKTVLNSEKTSSLGTNGDYFDVNLNMVECCHDYLSTNPTSKDIWIMENSWNNEGEIFEDNEKHEERFSSETFVYTDVNLHSSSQTSTAVQSCADSTCEDASSELYPILTNSSGESSLFSSQSNGFVLSPLTSDYLLPARDVNNF